A region from the Lolium perenne isolate Kyuss_39 chromosome 4, Kyuss_2.0, whole genome shotgun sequence genome encodes:
- the LOC127297166 gene encoding transcription factor BHLH6 isoform X3 has protein sequence MGDNMHEHYLDAEERSMLFGVWHDGSSRVSGGYQDSSSRDAWYNSPVASAVAASSRRVAVPAGSIRGRRLNDKLYAIRSVVPNITKMDKASIVKDAIEYVRQLQEQERQLLAEMSILESAAPATHGQLLATAERGAQAVVLRDSCAHHAMPPMKKMRSFMSSSTAATPASNMVTTSRRIEALEVKVTGVGDKVLLVSVACRHRKEAIAKVSLALDGLRLHIISTNVTSTFGTLKYTALVQKGEIRQSEMKEVIETAIAQVDGAGI, from the exons ATGGGTGATAACATGCACGAGCACTACCTGGATGCAGAAGAGCGTAG CATGCTGTTCGGCGTGTGGCACGACGGCAGCAGCAGGGTGTCCGGCGGCTACCAGGACTCAAGCTCCCGGGATGCCTGGTACAACTCCCCCGTGGCATCGGCGGTGGCGGCTAGCAGCAGGAGAGTCGCCGTCCCGGCGGGGAGTATCCGTGGCCGGAGGCTCAACGACAAGCTCTACGCCATCAGGAGCGTCGTCCCAAACATCACAAAG ATGGACAAGGCGTCAATTGTCAAGGACGCCATCGAGTACGTACGGCAGCTGCAGGAGCAGGAGCGACAGCTTCTCGCCGAGATGTCCATCCTAGAGTCAGCGGCGCCGGCGACGCACGGGCAGCTGcttgctacagcagagcgtggcGCCCAGGCCGTCGTTTTACGGGACAGTTGCGCCCACCATGCCATGCCGCCGATGAAGAAAATGAGGAGCTTCATGTCATCCTCGACCGCCGCGACCCCGGCCTCCAACATGGTCACCACCTCGCGCCGGATCGAGGCTCTGGAG GTGAAGGTGACGGGCGTTGGTGATAAGGTGCTGCTGGTGAGCGTCGCGTGCCGCCACCGAAAGGAGGCCATAGCCAAGGTGTCCCTCGCGCTCGACGGCCTCCGCCTTCACATCATCTCAACCAACGTCACGTCAACGTTTGGGACACTCAAGTACACCGCGCTCGTGCAG AAAGGGGAGATACGCCAGAGCGAAATGAAGGAAGTGATTGAGACTGCAATCGCCCAGGTTGATGGAGCTGGAATATGA
- the LOC127297165 gene encoding butanoate--CoA ligase AAE1, protein MSRAALLRRLIHCRRSVVISSRDSIEPVHQQLQLQRQLIQLRHFSNPHRGYHNPSPDLAGARALTKLSPPWPRRPRAPFTSPPLLGVASLSFFSSLVGREKKEEAEVLDMDAGTVRCAANYAPLTPISFIERAAAVYGDRPAVVYGEARPTTWRETRERCVRVAAALAARFGVSRGDVVAVLSPNVPAMYELHFAVPMAGAVLCTFNTRHDAAMVSALLKHSGAKVFLVESSLIQVGRAALKRLAADAASLPVLVTISDDADPAGCTDYEGLVRDAPPQFDIRWPENELDPIALNYTSGTTSRPKGVVYNHRGAYLNTVGTVLAYDITHMPTYLWTVPMFHCNGWNLPWGVAMQGGTNVCLRHFTAKVIFDSIARHGVTHMGGAPTVLNMIVNAPAGDRRPLSGTVRVMTGGAAPPPRILFGMEGLGFAVYHIYGLTETYGPATVCTWMPEWDALPGEDRARLKARQGFHHMAMQDVDVKDPATMESVPLDGKTVGEVMFRGNTVMSGYYKDMAATKESMAGGWLRTGDLGVRHPDGYIQLKDRAKDIIISGGENISSIEVESVIFSHPAVLEAAVVARPDDHWGETPCAFVELKDGASATEAEIIGFCRERLPHFMAPKTVVFEALPKTSTGKTQKFVLREKARAMGSLTKTTGNSKL, encoded by the exons ATGAGCAGAGCCGCGCTGCTCCGTAGACTAATCCACTGCCGCCGCAGCGTCGTCATCAGCAGCAGGGACAGCATCGAACCAGTCCATCAGCAGCTGCAGCTTCAGCGTCAGCTGATCCAGCTCCGCCATTTTTCTAATCCCCACCGGGGTTATCATAATCCCAGTCCCGATCTCGCCGGCGCGCGCGCGTTAACTAAATTATCCCCGCCATGGCCACGCCGCCCGCGCGCCCCGTTTACTTCGCCTCCTCTCCTCGGCGTGgcatccctctccttcttctccagccttgtgggaagagagaagaaggaggaggcggaggtgctgGACATGGACGCCGGCACGGTGCGGTGCGCGGCCAACTACGCGCCGCTGACGCCCATCAGCTTCATCGAGCGCGCCGCTGCCGTCTACGGCGACCGCCCGGCCGTGGTGTACGGGGAGGCGCGGCCGACCACGTGGAGGGAGACCCGGGAGCGCTGCGTCCGCGTGGCCGCCGCGCTCGCCGCACGGTTCGGCGTCTCACGGGGTGATGTG GTCGCTGTCCTCAGCCCCAACGTGCCGGCGATGTACGAGCTACACTTCGCCGTGCCAATGGCCGGCGCGGTGCTCTGCACGTTCAACACGCGCCACGACGCGGCCATGGTGTCCGCCCTGCTAAAGCATTCCGGCGCCAAGGTGTTCCTCGTCGAGTCGAGCCTCATCCAAGTCGGGAGAGCGGCCCTGAAGCGCCTCGCGGCCGACGCCGCCAGCCTCCCGGTCCTCGTAACCATCTCGGACGACGCCGACCCCGCCGGCTGCACGGACTACGAGGGACTCGTCAGGGACGCCCCGCCGCAGTTCGACATCCGGTGGCCGGAGAACGAGCTGGACCCGATCGCGCTCAACTACACGTCCGGCACGACGTCGCGGCCCAAGGGCGTGGTGTACAACCACCGCGGCGCGTACCTCAACACCGTCGGCACGGTGCTCGCCTACGACATCACGCACATGCCGACGTATCTGTGGACGGTGCCCATGTTCCACTGCAACGGCTGGAACCTGCCGTGGGGCGTGGCCATGCAGGGCGGCACCAACGTCTGCCTGCGCCACTTCACCGCCAAGGTCATCTTCGACAGCATCGCGCGGCACGGGGTGACGCACATGGGCGGCGCGCCGACGGTGCTCAACATGATCGTCAACGCGCCGGCCGGGGACCGGAGGCCGCTGTCGGGTACGGTGCGCGTCATGACGGGCGGCGCGGCGCCGCCTCCCCGCATCCTGTTCGGGATGGAGGGGCTCGGCTTCGCAGTGTACCACATCTACGGCCTCACTGAGACGTACGGCCCGGCCACCGTGTGCACGTGGATGCCGGAGTGGGACGCGCTGCCGGGCGAGGATCGCGCGCGGCTCAAGGCGCGGCAGGGGTTCCACCACATGGCGATGCAGGACGTCGACGTCAAGGACCCAGCCACCATGGAGAGCGTGCCGCTCGACGGGAAGACGGTGGGCGAGGTGATGTTCCGGGGCAACACCGTCATGAGCGGGTACTACAAGGACATGGCCGCGACCAAGGAATCCATGGCCGGCGGATGGCTGCGCACGGGCGACCTCGGCGTGCGGCACCCGGACGGGTACATCCAGCTCAAGGACAGGGCCAAGGACATCATCATATCGGGCGGCGAGAACATCAGCTCGATCGAAGTGGAGTCGGTGATCTTCAGCCACCCGGCGGTGCTCGAGGCGGCGGTCGTGGCGAGGCCCGACGACCACTGGGGGGAGACGCCGTGCGCCTTCGTCGAGCTCAAGGATGGCGCCAGTGCCACGGAAGCAGAGATCATAGGGTTCTGCCGGGAGAGGCTGCCGCATTTCATGGCGCCCAAGACGGTGGTGTTTGAGGCTCTGCCGAAGACTTCGACGGGGAAGACGCAGAAGTTTGTGCTCCGGGAGAAGGCCCGGGCAATGGGCAGCCTGACGAAGACCACCGGAAACAGCAAACTGTAA
- the LOC127297166 gene encoding transcription factor BHLH6 isoform X2 yields the protein MGDNMHEHYLDAEERSMLFGVWHDGSSRVSGGYQDSSSRDAWYNSPVASAVAASSRRVAVPAGSIRGRRLNDKLYAIRSVVPNITKMDKASIVKDAIEYVRQLQEQERQLLAEMSILESAAPATHGQLLATAERGAQAVVLRDSCAHHAMPPMKKMRSFMSSSTAATPASNMVTTSRRIEALEVKVTGVGDKVLLVSVACRHRKEAIAKVSLALDGLRLHIISTNVTSTFGTLKYTALVQIWCDSLESSRMFGNAWLCRLAMWGLLYGGFFYPQFTIPRHANTQMRVTV from the exons ATGGGTGATAACATGCACGAGCACTACCTGGATGCAGAAGAGCGTAG CATGCTGTTCGGCGTGTGGCACGACGGCAGCAGCAGGGTGTCCGGCGGCTACCAGGACTCAAGCTCCCGGGATGCCTGGTACAACTCCCCCGTGGCATCGGCGGTGGCGGCTAGCAGCAGGAGAGTCGCCGTCCCGGCGGGGAGTATCCGTGGCCGGAGGCTCAACGACAAGCTCTACGCCATCAGGAGCGTCGTCCCAAACATCACAAAG ATGGACAAGGCGTCAATTGTCAAGGACGCCATCGAGTACGTACGGCAGCTGCAGGAGCAGGAGCGACAGCTTCTCGCCGAGATGTCCATCCTAGAGTCAGCGGCGCCGGCGACGCACGGGCAGCTGcttgctacagcagagcgtggcGCCCAGGCCGTCGTTTTACGGGACAGTTGCGCCCACCATGCCATGCCGCCGATGAAGAAAATGAGGAGCTTCATGTCATCCTCGACCGCCGCGACCCCGGCCTCCAACATGGTCACCACCTCGCGCCGGATCGAGGCTCTGGAG GTGAAGGTGACGGGCGTTGGTGATAAGGTGCTGCTGGTGAGCGTCGCGTGCCGCCACCGAAAGGAGGCCATAGCCAAGGTGTCCCTCGCGCTCGACGGCCTCCGCCTTCACATCATCTCAACCAACGTCACGTCAACGTTTGGGACACTCAAGTACACCGCGCTCGTGCAG ATTTGGTGCGATTCTCTGGAGAGCAGCCGCATGTTTGGGAACGCGTGGTTATGCCGCTTGGCTATGTGGGGTCTGCTCTATGGGGGCTTTTTTTATCCGCAATTCACGATTCCGCGGCACGCAAACACGCAAATGCGGGTTACGGTTTGA
- the LOC127297166 gene encoding transcription factor BHLH6 isoform X1 has translation MGDNMHEHYLDAEERSMLFGVWHDGSSRVSGGYQDSSSRDAWYNSPVASAVAASSRRVAVPAGSIRGRRLNDKLYAIRSVVPNITKMDKASIVKDAIEYVRQLQEQERQLLAEMSILESAAPATHGQLLATAERGAQAVVLRDSCAHHAMPPMKKMRSFMSSSTAATPASNMVTTSRRIEALEVKVTGVGDKVLLVSVACRHRKEAIAKVSLALDGLRLHIISTNVTSTFGTLKYTALVQFADLVRFSGEQPHVWERVVMPLGYVGSALWGLFLSAIHDSAARKHANAGYGLKGLLEILLQP, from the exons ATGGGTGATAACATGCACGAGCACTACCTGGATGCAGAAGAGCGTAG CATGCTGTTCGGCGTGTGGCACGACGGCAGCAGCAGGGTGTCCGGCGGCTACCAGGACTCAAGCTCCCGGGATGCCTGGTACAACTCCCCCGTGGCATCGGCGGTGGCGGCTAGCAGCAGGAGAGTCGCCGTCCCGGCGGGGAGTATCCGTGGCCGGAGGCTCAACGACAAGCTCTACGCCATCAGGAGCGTCGTCCCAAACATCACAAAG ATGGACAAGGCGTCAATTGTCAAGGACGCCATCGAGTACGTACGGCAGCTGCAGGAGCAGGAGCGACAGCTTCTCGCCGAGATGTCCATCCTAGAGTCAGCGGCGCCGGCGACGCACGGGCAGCTGcttgctacagcagagcgtggcGCCCAGGCCGTCGTTTTACGGGACAGTTGCGCCCACCATGCCATGCCGCCGATGAAGAAAATGAGGAGCTTCATGTCATCCTCGACCGCCGCGACCCCGGCCTCCAACATGGTCACCACCTCGCGCCGGATCGAGGCTCTGGAG GTGAAGGTGACGGGCGTTGGTGATAAGGTGCTGCTGGTGAGCGTCGCGTGCCGCCACCGAAAGGAGGCCATAGCCAAGGTGTCCCTCGCGCTCGACGGCCTCCGCCTTCACATCATCTCAACCAACGTCACGTCAACGTTTGGGACACTCAAGTACACCGCGCTCGTGCAG TTTGCAGATTTGGTGCGATTCTCTGGAGAGCAGCCGCATGTTTGGGAACGCGTGGTTATGCCGCTTGGCTATGTGGGGTCTGCTCTATGGGGGCTTTTTTTATCCGCAATTCACGATTCCGCGGCACGCAAACACGCAAATGCGGGTTACGGTTTGAAGGGTCTGCTAGAGATACTCTTACAACCATAA